The Streptomyces sp. M92 nucleotide sequence ACCGCGCCGGTGCGGTGCAGGCGGGTCGCGAGCTTGATCCGCTGCCGCTCGCCGCCGGAGAGGGTGGACAGCGGCTGCCCGAGCGTGAGGTAGGTGAGGCCGACGTCGTGCAGGGCGCGCAGCCGCCGCCGTACGCCGGTGTCCGTGAAGAAGTCCAGGGCCTGCTCGGCGGTCATCCCGAGCACGTCGGCGATGGAGCGGCCGCCGACGGTCAGCCGCAGCACCTCCTCCCCAAAGCGCCGGCCCTCGCAGTCGCCGCAGACGGTCGTCACCGGGTCCATGAAGGCCAGGTCGGTGCAGATGATCCCGCGCCCCTCGCAGGTGCCGCACGCGCCCGCCGAGTTGAAGCTGAAGCAGCCCGCCTCCGCGCCCGTCTCCCGCGCGAAGATCTTCCGCACCGTGTCCATGATCCCGAGGTACGTCGCCGGGGTGGAGCGCGCCGAGACGCCGATCGACGACTGGTCGACGACCACCGTGTCCGGATGTCCGGCGACCAGTTCCGCGACCAGCGTGCTCTTGCCCGACCCGGCGACCCCCGTGACCGCCGTCAGCACGCCGGTCGGGAAGGCCACCGTCACGTCCCGCAGGTTGTGCCGGTCGGCGCCCTTCACCCACAGCTCACCGGTCGGCGTCCGAGACTCCGCCTTCACCGTCGTACGGCGTCCGAGACAGCGGCCGGTGAGCGTGTCCGCCGCGACCAGCTCGCCCGGCGTCCCCTCGAACACCACCCGGCCGCCGCCGGCTCCCGCCCGCGGGCCCATGTCGACCACGTGGTCCGCCAGCGCGACGACGTCCGGGTCGTGCTCGACGACCAGCACGGTGTTGCCCTTGTCGCGCAGGCGCAGCAGCAGGTCGCCGAGGTGCCCGACGTCGCGCGGGTGCAGCCCGACGCTGGGCTCGTCGAAGATGTACGTCATCCCGGTCAGGCTGGAGCCCAGGTGCCGCACCGTCTTCAGCCGCTGCCCCTCGCCGCCTGAGAGGGAGGCGGTCTCCCGGTCGAGGCTGAGGTAGCCGAGGCCGATCGCCTCGATCCGCTCCAGCGCGGCGACGGCCGCCCCGGCGACCGGCCGGGCCACCGGGTCGTCGATCCGCCGCAGTACGGCGATGAGGTCGGTGACCTGCATGCGGGAGCAGTCGGCGATGGAGTGCCCGTCGATCCGGGAGGCGAGCGCCGCCGCGTTCAGCCGGGCGCCCCCGCAGTCAGGGCAGTCGCCCTCGACCAGGAACTCCCGCACCAGGTGCCGGGTCTTCTCGCTCATCGCCGACAGGTCCCGCTTCAGGTAGAGCCGCTCGAAGCGGTCGGCGAGCCCTTCGTACTCGGTGGTCCAGGTGCCGCTCGTGCCGTTCACGGTGACCTTGCTGCCGGGCCGGCCGCGCATCAGGAACGCCCGCTCCTCGTCGGTGAAGTCGCCGACGGGCTTGTCCGGGTCCAGTTCGTCGCTGTTGGTGTACGCCTGCCCCTGCCAGGTCCCCGCGGCGAACGGCGGGAAGCGGACCGCCCCGTCGGCCAGCGACCGGGCCGGGTCGAGGATGCGGCCCCAGTCGGGGCGCACCGTGCGGCCCAGCCCGTCGCAGCCCTGGCACATGCCCGACGGGTCGTTG carries:
- a CDS encoding excinuclease ABC subunit UvrA; its protein translation is MSEFITITGARENNLQDVTLRIPKGRLTVFTGVSGSGKSSVVFDTIAVESQRQLNETFTWFVRNRLPKYERPHADALEDLSPAIVVDQRPVGGHSRSTVGTMTDIHSALRVLFSRHGTPSAGAATAYSFNDPSGMCQGCDGLGRTVRPDWGRILDPARSLADGAVRFPPFAAGTWQGQAYTNSDELDPDKPVGDFTDEERAFLMRGRPGSKVTVNGTSGTWTTEYEGLADRFERLYLKRDLSAMSEKTRHLVREFLVEGDCPDCGGARLNAAALASRIDGHSIADCSRMQVTDLIAVLRRIDDPVARPVAGAAVAALERIEAIGLGYLSLDRETASLSGGEGQRLKTVRHLGSSLTGMTYIFDEPSVGLHPRDVGHLGDLLLRLRDKGNTVLVVEHDPDVVALADHVVDMGPRAGAGGGRVVFEGTPGELVAADTLTGRCLGRRTTVKAESRTPTGELWVKGADRHNLRDVTVAFPTGVLTAVTGVAGSGKSTLVAELVAGHPDTVVVDQSSIGVSARSTPATYLGIMDTVRKIFARETGAEAGCFSFNSAGACGTCEGRGIICTDLAFMDPVTTVCGDCEGRRFGEEVLRLTVGGRSIADVLGMTAEQALDFFTDTGVRRRLRALHDVGLTYLTLGQPLSTLSGGERQRIKLATRLHRTGAVYVLDEPTTGLHMSDVAGLLALLDRLVDTGNTVVVVEHNLDVVAHADHVIDLGPDGGRRGGRVLFEGAPRLLLTARNSSTAEHLRRATGH